The Anastrepha ludens isolate Willacy chromosome 2, idAnaLude1.1, whole genome shotgun sequence DNA window tggtggcgagtggcggCAATGAGCTtgttctacaaaccttctctctacatatgtatatataccaatttttataataattggtccagtagtttttgagttcatcgaggacatacagacaaatatttatttttatatacatataaagaagataaTTATTTGAAGTTGTGGTTCttgggtaaaaaaaaatattttattatttattattataattatttttaaaccagTATAATCATGCCACCAATCAGGCCGTGCATACTTCATTAGGCAAATTCGAGCCAATATATTGACTATTGCATTCCGGAGTCAGTGAGGTAATAGCCCGGTCGTAGTACCAAAAATAGCGCCAACGTAACGGTTGAGTTATTAAGCCATTggacaaactaaaaaaaatccatttttaagcTTGTCTTAATACTAAAATTACATACTTAATGGATTaatgtggaaaaaattttaattttgaattttggtacCACTCCTTTCTGTGCGATTCGTACCGCACCGAAAACTTCAAACTCGTTTTTtagaaactaaatatttcaaGCGGTCGGAGTCCTAACTCAAACAAATATCgacattaattaatataaaaatatataatactatAATTAATATACAAGTAATTTtacataccaaaaaaaaattaaaacttaaatatacgAATATCGTCCCACTATACTCTTTTAACTACCTCCACTGTATTGTGAAGTGCAAAATAGGCTACTTAACAATACTCTTAGGGCATTGTTTGAGTCGATGAATATGCACCATGCAGAGAGTACAATGGTGGcgcccaagaatgatagaaacaagattgcgcccatcagagcgtacgtgacgtcacgtttgctgagttgtgcagtattgccaaccatttgctcttcgcaataaatttagtgcttttttataccgaaaatgcgaaaattttgaagtttcgtgtttgtttctttttgcgtttaatttaaagctaccgaaactgtaagttaaaaaaaactgtattattaaagaaagaatgttataaaaggtcactctgagaaggttttagtgctaatgaaaattagttgattcttataaaatttagtattttgaaaaaatggtggggaaaatcttaaatattttgcaaatcatATTAAATTGTTCAACCAAGTCGTGGATCTGCACATTTTATAGTGTCTAATATTGTTGCACAGCCGCTGATAAGATTGAACAATGTGTGACTGTGGATTTTAATAGTGCTGATGGAGTTGCGCCAGGAGAAGTGCCTTGAACGGATGGTGCCACTGGATGGATGGCGGAGGCAGTGTACTCAGTCCGTGGATCGGTGCTCAGTTACTATTCCTatagatattttaaaacatttaactttaatttaatgaaatattataaacatatgtatgtatgctttattgaggttcttactagcacaatttttcactgcacatttcatgttttcttatttttcacttatacgagtacactttcacgaattatcttatttttgcgtaaatattcactaaaacgtttTTTACCGTTTCTTCttattaacgcacatttcaaagaagaaacgaatattcataaacatcaacaataaccgcaatcatgggcaatgtgaccagatctctgagaagactttagtgctaatgaaaatttttttcctttataaaatttgataatttgaaagtgcaaatttaatttttggctccatttaaggttatgcaaaaatattaaatgcccctctctcaactcttcttaaggtTGAaagcctttttacacattttaaaaagcctttgaatatttattgaatgcgaattaaaaccatagaggtgtaatcgtttcttccggtcatcaatccttagtgagacatagggcattaagagttatattcattgtaaaaataaacaaaataccagaaaatactaaagaaaccatactgacatttttacaaagagagtaccttatctaatatagttacataacttcaaatatagcaaaaaagtcgttcccttaacaaaagagtctcgcttaaaaaaaacctcataaattaaattgtacataagcttgacacatttatttaaaaaaacgcacattttaaagacaatttgtctcgcatacaaagttctttaagtgattcagtaaaaatttgttggtttattttctttgaataggcattttaatgcgtttttatatccaaagctaggcaacactgcagtagcgagagagagatttgactgccgaaagcagaagaacaccaacaacacctgcactcgcgggcaatgccaccagatgttaaaaaaaagtaaagctaaataaaactgtgtgaattgtttaaataattattaaaaaatgtatattttacaaaattataaacatgacattttaattagaacaactagaaaaatgtcatgaagaaagaactaaaactccgagacacaaaataataaaaataacaacaaaaaaatgataaatcgagttacgaaaatggtaatctggccatactggagctaaaatcacgtaactagttgtcaaattcgctgagcgcaaagtaacgggaccacgatgggcgccatctcattattctttgcatcatgggtGGCGCCCATCGCATACTGTTATTCCACTcacagtgaatttgacagaatgtgACGTCACACTTGTACAATTTAGTCGTGTGGTATTTGGGTAACATCTTCTTCTTGCTCGCATTTTCAGATTTCTCTTAGGCAACTGTATCTGTGTGACGTAACGCCTCTCTTGTATTCTATCGCTCTTGACATATATGTTTATTCCCTTTATATTCTCGATCTACTTGTATATTTGTGGCCAAAGGCAAGAGCGCTGCCAGAAAATTGTTGTCAAAAATCGTGCAAGCAAAGAACAAAataatcaataacaaaaaaatatatggaaaaatttatttaaaaaactgcaGGAAATGAATCTTTTTCatcgcaacttttttttttttgttctctaaaaaatttccaatttgaCAAAAACAGTTCATGAATTAATCACAtatgtattttcataaatattatacaaacgTAAAGATAATCAAAGAGTTGTTGTGAGCTACAAAAACTAGATATATCAAAATCAGCAAGTAAATCTAGTAAATTACGCCTTTAAAGCAATAAAGAAACGAGAAAGAATTGGAgaaagaattttaattaaatctatGACACAGGTTgagctaaaattaaataatgtgaatttttaatttaaaattgtttactcAATATTATCTCCACCAACTATATCTACTACATAAGTACACTTATTCTAATGATCCATGATCATCCAATAATTTGACACCATCTCTGTAATGATTTCTGCAAAATACTGTTTTTGATGCTTTGTTAAGAAAAGCGACAATAGGTCTTCGAAGAATTTTTTCAACTATACACAATCTTCATGTAAAATATGAGATTCTCATTAATCTGAAGTGCCTAcattatcagcaatttcattcttTATCAAACCTTGATTTACATAAGCATGCATTTTTTCACTGATATCTGGTACTACCGCATTTTTTGCACATTCACCAAATGGCTCAACTTCAATTTTGTTCGACGCCATTTAAACTCTAAAACCCTTCCATGCACATTTAGCTCCCTTTAacaccttctgaattttttatgaattactaTTTCTGATGAACTTTACAAAACCGACAATTTTCTCACTCTACGATAttcgattaattttttatattacattctTTGAGTCGATTGTAAGCAAAGAATGAACTGACAGATAAAATTTGTTGCGTGTTGAAATGAGGTGATACATTATATATTTCTTCCTGCATTGCCGTACAAATATTTCTTCCTGTCCTGGTTATTAAGTGTCGCCTTCAATACTTTTTCACCAATCTTTTAAAGCCCAGACAGTTTTATATTCTTTCacatttatttgaatatttttatactgAAATATCGAAGAATATGTAAACCCTAGAACTCATACGGAGTGCGTAGCACTCCACAATAACCCaaaagtttcatttaatttgattttataatgGCATTATCGCGGGTTTTTCATTAACCAAAGCACCTCAGTACATTTTCTATCTGCAAAGTGAAAATAACTTTATCTGAGGTGAGTACTGGAACAACACAAGTGTTTATAGGATTGTGTTCAGTGAAAatctggaaaaacattttgaggtgtgaaaaagagaaaaatatggtTTCTTAGCTGATTGATTTATTGTAAATGCAGGAAATTCGAGTActgataagaaattaaaaaagataacaaaatGTATGAAAACGAGAATGAGTTAAGATGACTGCTGTTTGCGGAAAGGGTGGAGTTCTTCTCGTAAAAAAGAGTTTTCGTTAGACGACGTGATTTTTGCTGCTGTTTGAGGAAAGCTTATAGGAAGATATTACGGAGGAGTTCTTCTCTTAAAGAAAAGTTTTCGTTAGACAATACAGCcacaatttttaagcaaacatttttttaatatatattcatgcaacattttgaaaatacaggtttttttataacaatatacatatattatattattacagTTTTGCTGcgtcttgtttttgtttcgtaatcatcaaactttttactttacTGGTATTGAACAAGTAAACAAGgctatttcaaaagacgcgcctagatatGTTAAAACAACACATGTAAAAGTTTAGATTCTACCAGGTCCTTGTTTTGATTTATCATACGGTTCTTAACAATGAAAAactacatcatttaaatgtccacaatAAGTACGTCTACAGGTTGTCATATGAgaactaaaattttcaagacTCGCTCACACATTATCACATTGAGCTCATCAATCTCGATCCGAATGTTGCTTTTCAGCTTTagaattgttgttggcttatccACATAGACCACGTTTCAAAAAACTTAGTCTGGTCtgtcagtcctttttctatcctcggttgaaccagtttcttcaaattttttctccaacctttgaattgtcgactcattcggacgattttTACATCGAAAAAATCTCGATTTTTGCGATATGTTTTTCTTCAAGGtcgacaattttcataaaaagtttaatttaaaattaatgagtACTTTActttaattcataattttaacGTGGTGTTCTATAGTGTAGGTATCCATggttaaaattgtacatctgtccacttgaaaaatgtcaaaaatgacATAAAACAAGGTAtggtctaggaattattcactactgacatttaggtatcacttttgaaagacgctttttataaaaccaaaaaagtttggttttaaagtatatctaaatatatacacataaagttatttaattggcgcgttttgggtgtttggctgagctccttctagtatttgaggcgtgcgtcttgatgtttttccataaatggagggacctacagttttaagccgactccggtaaatggttttttaaggaactttttcatagcagaaattcactcgaaggtttgccattgcctgtcgaggggtgaccgttattagaaaaaatgtttttcttcattttggtgtttcacggagattcgaacttcgAATTCAGAATGATAGTCATGCacaaacctattcggctacagcggccttTATTATTCCTTCAGCACTAAACGGTTACCTCCGAAAAACATGATAGATGATGTGTCTAATATGGTCACCCTTGCCTTctcattatatacatacatgtatataataattggcgcatacacactttttgggtgtttggccccctatttgtggcgtgcgtcatgatattgttccacaaaatgaaaCTTGAGTTTtacgccgactccgaatggcaaattttttttatccatttATCCATTCAAGCCGACGCACTCCGAACTGcgaatgatagtcacacaccaacccattcggctattctacttgtatatgtaatgcaacaaatttagaaaaattacaaaaagaggGAAATTTAcataccaaataataaaaaatgcagaaaTGTTGCAACATATCTTCCctgcttaactttttttataaaattttgattacCATATATTGCGATATCTTCATTAGGAGATTTTTCTAATTATTAGTAGAAGAGAATGCATAATGTTCAGATAAATTATCACTTCTGGCAACATTGCAGTGcactcaaaaataatttgatgTCGCACGTTGCTCATAAAAAGTTCTTGAAAACTTGTAAaagagaatttttcttttcgctcTTTCGAAACTCTTGCAGCCAGAACGTCTACCTTAGgttttttctcgtttttcttAGCGCTCTTTtcctctctctctatctctctctctctcgcttttATACACATTCACACACGGATACAATCTGCTTTACCTAATGCTTACGACTGATTAGAATAGCTTTTATGCCAATACAAACTTCCAACGCACTCAAAAGCAGCTAATATATATCAATAGCCCTTTAGATTAGTTAACTTGTTCAACAATTTAGTGCTTCTTAAACACTTGGGCTGTTAAAATAGTGGACATTTTTCTGCGCGATTCGGTCATAACAGGTTTGGTAAGAGAGCAGCACCTATCGTATGCGAGCTTGGCGAATTGACTGCTTTagtgaaaattaataatatttctttgAACACATAAAAAAGAGacgtttaaaaaataatggaatttttttttgtttttcgaataaAGTGCTTTGtcactaatttctttttttatgtttgctttTAGTGTTTCCTTCCTCGttttcagttcatttttttaTGGCGATTATTTGGTTAGTTTGTAATTTCAATGTTATTAATTATTAGCTCAGTTCTTCAAAAACGTGGTTTTTTCTTGgaagtatttttgaaatgtcCAACAGGAAATACCTtcgcttttgtatttttttgtatgtggCAGGGCTGCTACTGTTAATGTTTACAAGTTGTCGATCTTGGAACTTAAGCAATTtcgtaaacaaattttgaagtgaAGTTACGGCCTATAACCGTCGAACTCTATATACAATCGACTGAATTGTACGCCCTTATAcctataatttttctgtttaCTAAGACTtgtcaaaagaaatttttattttgtcatggaaaatacttcaaaattattcatttggaaattttaaattatcacaaaaaaattgaaaagaaaaagcaaCTATACttaacaattcaaaaaaatgttttgcagAGTTCAACGATTTTCCAACAAATTGCACAAACTGCCAACAGCTAACGCGCTACGCTCATATCTTCGAAAAATGGCAACAGAGTAAGTGTGATAAATGTTTTTGCATAATAATTTGAACTTTAATATCCAGTACAATTATTAATTCTCATACGCATGCATCTGTATGTTCACATAACACACCACCAGCTCTGGCATTTTAGAGACAGTGGAATTGCAACTGCCGCAAGGCCGCATCCGCGGTGCGAAGCGGGAGACTGTCTATGGCGATACGTATTACAGCTTTGAGGGCATTCCGTATGCACAACCACCTGTTGGAAAATTACGTTTTCGCGCACCTGTACCCTTTGGAAATTGGAAAGAGACACTTGATGGCACTAAAAGTCCGCCCAAGCCGGTGCAAAAGAatttgaaaactggtcaaatagAAGGTAGCGAGGACTGTCTATACCTGAATGTGTTCACGAAAAATGTTAGTGTTAACAAGGAGTACGACAAATTCAAGTGCAGTAATATTTCCTGTCATTTTCTTGCTTTGCTTTCATGCGAACAATTTTAGATTAATGTAACTAAGCAAATGCCAGTAATGGTTTGGATTTTTGGTGGCGCTTTTCACACAGGTCGTGCAGCTCGCGATCATCATGGACCGGATTACCTAATGCGTGAAGATGTTGTGTTTGTGTCCTTGAACTATCGGCTCTCCTCGTTGGGTAAGTTAGCGGCTATTGATAGTGGGACTGCGTAAAGCTGTGTTAggaaaattgaaatgtattcaacTTTCTTACTGTGCTTTGTTAGTGTTGTCTGTGAATTCATTTCAGCTGTCAAACGCACGCATAGAGATAGGCATTCTATGTAGGATCAGCTTTGCACTTGagatattttttcatctttccTATGAAATTAGTCGAATTAAGTGCTCGTAAATTCTTATGGCTTCCTCATTCATTTTATAAGATACACAATTAGcgtgtacaaggtggcgcaaaattaatcatcctatttgttttttaataatttctttattaaatgtaaaaaaatatatttacgcgCTTTATTGCTTGTCTGCATACTCCAACTGTCTAGttcaaaagtgtcaaatatgattgacgaacgaaaacatttgcaaaaattataaatcttgagTCGCACTCTGAATTGTTGCCGCAACCCCCGTATTCACTCTATCTGTTTCCATGCAACTTTTTCCTGATCCCCaacttgaagaaatggctcggcatcgccgagacagaggcgtattttggagagttcgacaaattctACTTTTTTGGAGGTGTTAAAAAgtggccggagcgttgggaggagtgtatctttctaaaagggggaaaaaagggaattgaaaaataaataaattttttttaaaaacggtgtcttcatttctaacatggATACTTACTGAAGTCGTAGTGTATTGGTGTTCTCATCCCGCCGATAGAATTTAGTCAGAACTTATATTATCCGATAAGTTTTGGGACATCAACTGATTTACGTCAGTCTGGCTGTACTTTAGACGTTGATCTGGTATTTGCGCCGCTTTCTCTCTTTTATTTATTCCACAGCAAAAACCTTCAATTGAAGGGTAAGAATTCTTTAAttctgttatttttgttttttgttactttgTTGTTTTGCGCTACTAAATACTTTTGACTATTTactcttttctttatatttaaacAGCTCTTACTTTTCTTGTCCTTTGCTTCCTTTAATTCTAGGTTTCCTAAGCCTAAGTGATCCGAAACTTGATGTGCCCGGCAACGCCGCTCTCAAAGATCAACTGCTCGCCCTTAAGTgggtaaagaaaaatatttactacttCAATGGCAATTGCAATAATATCACCGTTTTTGGTGAAAGCGCTGGCGCTGCTTGTGCACACATTTTATCTTTGTCCGATCAGGCACGTGGCCTCTTCCAACAGGTGATTTTGATGTCTGGTTGTGCCCTCAACTTTTGGGCTAATATGCAGCAAACAGATATGGCTTACCGTCTGGCGACATATCATGGCTATAAGGGAGCATTCGAGGACCGCGCAATACTtgcatatttagaaaatttggaTGCTGGAAAATTGGTCGATCATTCACTACTTAATGAGGAAGAAACCCGTAATTTTGACTGGCTGAGCTTTGCACCGACTATTGAACCGTACGAATCAGATCATTGCATACTGCCAACCGATCCATTGAATTTGTTGAAATCAACATGGAGTAATGGCATACCATTTCTAATGGGTGGCACCTCATTTGAGGGATTGCTTATATATCCACGCCTGAAGATGGCTCCGCAATTTATCGATTTAGTTAGACAAGAACCAGAATTAATTTTACCTTCAGAAGTAAGAGATCCGCATAAAAGCGGCCGGAACCAAGCTGAAGGTTCACGCATACTGCAAATGTACTTTGGCAAAGAGAAGGACGGGGTGGTGGCAAAGCAGCTAAAGCAAGATCCCATATTCGATTTGATGCACGTGAGTATAAATGTTAGAGTTGTGTTTCCAATTtctcataaaatatttcttttttgttttgttttggtaacAGCTTTGCTCGCACAAAATGTTCTGGCACGGCTTACACCGCACAGCACTCGCCCGCAGTAAATATGCCACTGCCGCCACGTACCTCTATCGTTTCGATTTCGACTCGCCCACCTTCAACCACCATCGCTTACGTTTTTGCGGCAATGATTGCGTGAATGGTGTGGCGCATGGCGATGATCTCTCGTATTTGTTTTACATAACCGAGTCTTGCAAATTGGAGAAAGATACGCCGGAGTATGCGACTATCCAACGTATGGTTGGCATATACACCTCCTTTGCCAAACTGGGCAATCCCAATTGTGCTGAGATCAAACCGAATGTATGGCTGCCGATAGAAAAGACAAAAACCGATGTTGGTTTAAATATTAGTCATGAGGTGCAAGTAATGCAAGTACCAGATGCTGCTAAACTGGCGCAATGGGATGCTTTGTATGATAAACAAATGCTCTACGGTTCGGTATCTGATACTGAGGAAGAGCCTGTAAAAGGTTCGAGCGCTAATTAACATAGCTGAGCTTCTGATTCCGTTGAAGTGTTGGTGGCAACTCAAAATCAGATTATCACATGTGAGATATGAATTTGTTAGTTACTAATagattttgctatatttgagttCGTAGCTTTTCGGgtgatataatttatataaatattgcagaatgtcaaatatgaaataaagtacTTCATATTGGCTATTTTATATtcttaaagggttttccaatagctACCATATATAAAAGTTGAATAGTTAAATGCAAACGCACTCTTAGCTTTTTTAATGGGCTGACCATGCTTAAACGTCAGTCAaggtcaatattttttcatgtcACCAgagaaaacaaacaattttggaattttattgtattaaattatcgggtgtttttttaagagcttgagcaCGTAAGGAGTAGTCCGGTAGTCTACAGCTCGAAAAGTTTggatattttcaggattttttttgttacaatgaaaaataaaaaaagatatttaaatttcttaggctttttatttaatttattttacacacaaaaattaaaaaaaaaatactatagctacatacacatatctcgtactaaaataaaaaaaaaactatggtctgtcagactcacgcacggtagaagtgaaacttctaagttggttgttccatgaatgggagccccggtttagatctctcccccctctctcgtgataaattcaggttttcatttttttttttctatatcactccacataaatttgtactatttatttttgtccttattagcttcaaatttgacacttgggtgcagtgttgcacttgacgctgacatttctttgcacttccaatggtattttttgcctacttttggcgcgttaatcaatttgctttgatcaccgaaacggttgaaatgtctttttacaaccttctacttcaactatcgtcactcgtttggcaaacgcactcattgtatcgcttcgtctcctccatacctaccatctatttacttcacagcagtttcttattgctttcccgcttacacacattcaatcggcgctttatctgatactcacacacagcactcatttgcacgggctatggctatctataatacccgttgtcggttgtcgattgtcggttgcctgcatgtcgccagtctacttcaatgcttacttgtgtgctatatacatttcgttcagcgcttgcgatgcgagagagcgacagagagagagcgaataagcgagagtgggaaggagcagctgctccttggccccgcccatttgacggatttcggtaacgctccgaacttaccgtttcattcgcctattttcaatctgccttggggcccccgacgcgcctaaagaagtttcacttcaaaaaaacgtTTCGCAAAATGGCGCGGTGTTTAGTttaacactctaaaaatcgggtttttttttcagttttttaataaaaaaatacgaaataaataaaatagcgaTATTATTCTAGTAccggcgatagccattgatgttgttgctgtttgaaGGGGTTGAGTATTCCACTGAAATAaacctaattagtgaccagccaCGTTTTACTACCATCGCCCTCGtataatgattattttttttttctaagtcaaatccatttagtgaggtccgaatatagcagcaaattctccATCTCGTTggctgagatctcattaatttgctgcaagaaaggcttatcaaaggagtcgtgccctagctagccctggaaaTTCACATAACTAGTGGAAAAGACTCTCCTTTTCTCcatccgcttgacagcttctgcagatgggattgaagggtagagtgagtctagctgcatgatcccctactttccaatggcttctaagggttgcagtgatgcatgAGATGTTTagccgagagcatcctaacagatcattcgtcctttggattttgtatgacggccatgtgttttttgttgtaatacatgtagtttgttgcttccaccttctttcgcaatggatgcttttaatgtgttcagtggggtggagactgccaccgcctctgctatttctagtgtggaaccttttcttgctagcccatccgctatctcattaccctgtATGTTCAaagtgatttcaagccaataACTAAACATTTCCAGCTCCACTCTACACTGTTAccctagtttggatgaaatggagttggagtctaaggtctTTATAGCTGATTGACTATCTGAGatgatagctactcttgcaccaacttccttgtagggttttagtgatttgcatgcttctctgatcgccaacagttctgcctggaacacggaggcatagtcaggaagtcgaattgactgagataggttgagcggctccgaatggaagccagctcccacaccacagttcctcttagaaccatcggtatagatttcgatatcgtatctttcaatcaccttccctttgctccattcggctctcggtggaaaacgtaccgtaaggTCTTTCTTAAAGTTGAGGTCAGGGAcagtgtagtctgatctgtttttgagcagcgagggtccttGTAGGAgaatcttactgtgaccgtacgactttgttgtccagcttcctatgtctctgagtctcgccACGCTGCAAGAAgcgattgttttaatgtgtaaatctaatggtagcagatgagctagtacattgagcgcttcagtaggactggtgctaagcgctcctgtagttaagatataTACTGTTCTTTGTAGCTTGtttagcttagttttgttgtatttcttttctattgcaggttatgttagtattggtcttacaatggctgtgtagaaccaattggatagttttggttgaaaactccattttttatctaacattctcttacacgtgtaaagtgttagattcgctttctttaccctatAC harbors:
- the LOC128871232 gene encoding esterase B1-like, which gives rise to MATDSGILETVELQLPQGRIRGAKRETVYGDTYYSFEGIPYAQPPVGKLRFRAPVPFGNWKETLDGTKSPPKPVQKNLKTGQIEGSEDCLYLNVFTKNINVTKQMPVMVWIFGGAFHTGRAARDHHGPDYLMREDVVFVSLNYRLSSLGFLSLSDPKLDVPGNAALKDQLLALKWVKKNIYYFNGNCNNITVFGESAGAACAHILSLSDQARGLFQQVILMSGCALNFWANMQQTDMAYRLATYHGYKGAFEDRAILAYLENLDAGKLVDHSLLNEEETRNFDWLSFAPTIEPYESDHCILPTDPLNLLKSTWSNGIPFLMGGTSFEGLLIYPRLKMAPQFIDLVRQEPELILPSEVRDPHKSGRNQAEGSRILQMYFGKEKDGVVAKQLKQDPIFDLMHLCSHKMFWHGLHRTALARSKYATAATYLYRFDFDSPTFNHHRLRFCGNDCVNGVAHGDDLSYLFYITESCKLEKDTPEYATIQRMVGIYTSFAKLGNPNCAEIKPNVWLPIEKTKTDVGLNISHEVQVMQVPDAAKLAQWDALYDKQMLYGSVSDTEEEPVKGSSAN